Proteins from one Mercurialis annua linkage group LG7, ddMerAnnu1.2, whole genome shotgun sequence genomic window:
- the LOC130014806 gene encoding uncharacterized protein LOC130014806 — protein MPPPVVFHPFRGHYYYAGSSSAPPPFSSGPPSSSGQFYGDSAHHYFQGSCSYPVPPGPSSPFVPPPPAYVPPTVPPFQVQWDQPTQGTQDFSASQGLPQTPGTTNFLSYGNSWLGLDSMEAMMFRQQGEFVTPPPATTSTAIPQDQQGDDGADDEDADSGEGDGDGRPGRRYLTISTGRRANRNRNNLRSNLPVTSRYDDRTPR, from the coding sequence ATGCCTCCCCCAGTGGTTTTTCATCCTTTCAGAGGGCATTACTATTACGCGGGGTCCAGCTCTGCACCGCCACCCTTTTCATCGggtcctccttcttcttctggCCAGTTTTACGGGGATTCGGCACATCACTATTTTCAGGGGTCGTGTTCATATCCAGTGCCACCAGGACCTTCTTCGCCTTTTGTTCCACCGCCGCCTGCTTATGTACCACCTACGGTGCCTCCTTTTCAGGTGCAGTGGGATCAGCCTACACAAGGTACACAGGACTTTTCAGCTTCACAGGGACTTCCACAGACACCTGGGACTACAAACTTTCTGTCATATGGTAACAGTTGGTTAGGTCTAGACAGCATGGAGGCGATGATGTTCCGCCAACAAGGAGAATTTGTTACCCCGCCACCAGCAACGACGAGTACGGCCATTCCCCAGGACCAGCAGGGTGACGACGGAGCCGACGACGAGGACGCCGATTCAGGAGAGGGAGATGGTGATGGTCGCCCAGGTCGACGTTACCTCACCATCAGTACAGGCCGTCGGGCGAACCGTAACAGAAACAACTTGCGCTCGAACCTCCCGGTCACTAGCAGATATGACGATAGGACTCCTAGGTGA